CTGTGCACCGCATGCAGGAGCCAGATGTTCCGTGGGCAGCCCCCTCCGTGTGTGACAGGCGGTGATTACCGTTGCCAGCCCCACATTAGGAGAGAATTGAATGGGAGAgagcccccctcccgccccgggcTCCCCACAATAGCGCCTTTGTGAGGTGCTtcactgcctttcttttccttcctcaccAACCTACGTCAGGGGGCAGCTCTGCCccggggagagaagaaaagaagacaaaaggagGATCACAGGGCCCTGGTTGATCCACCCTATCctgggcgtggggtgggggagcgggtGCACTTCAGGGAAAAGATGtgctcctttctcctccccacagTGAGGACTCCCAGAGCTTCCTGAGGCCTGCTCCCCCCCCATAAAGGCAACAAGGTCTTGTCCATCACACGTACATGGCCTTGAGCGCTGAATGGGGGCATGAGGCTGGGTGGGGCCTGGCCTGGAGCTCAGCACATTCCTGGAGGCAAGAGTCCAAAACCCAGGgttctcctcctctgctccctctcccttccccagatgGCCTTCTATAATTCCAAGCCAGTGGCCAGGGCAGGAAAGGGTTAGGTGTCCAGGACTTCCTGGACAGACTCCAGCCACGTTCCAGGACTGCAGCGGGTAGGTGGGGGTGACCAGAGGGCTGTGTTGGGAAACTGGGAAAACTAACATCTGGGGCATGGTCATCGCCCCTCCTCCTTGCCCAAACCGCAGACGCCGTGGCAGCAGGGAAATCAGAGCGGTTGGGAGCAAGCTGGGTTGTGTAACCGAGCCCTGGGGACGGCCCCAAGCTGGAGAGGGGAGTGGGGTCTGGGGCCAGGACAGAGTCCACCTCCAAAGTGAGACTCGAAGTTCCTTCTGGAAACACATTTCAGGGCTCTGGTCTTCACCCTACTCCAAGTCGCACTCCAAGGCGACTAGAATCCATTTTCTGGTCCCAAACCTCTGAAAGAACTAGAAGAATTAGAAGCTCGGTCCGCCGGGCCTCAGTCTCTCGGCCAGGGGTGTGGCACCAAGagtggctctgggctctgggaggGGCCCGCCGTGGATCAGAGGTGGGTGTGGAGAGAAGCCTCTCGCCCAGCCTCCTCAAGTGGCGggattctgtgcttccccagGCGCCTCACAGTAAAATCTGTAACTGGAGAAGTCCCCTCTCCCTCAGCAAGGAAGCCCAGCCAAGTCCCTACTGTGGCTTAAGGAGTGGCAATGGGGTGGAGGAGGAAAATGGAGGGTCATGGGGAGAAACTTGATCTGAGGGCTACCCCCAAACACACGCAGGCAGGGAGCAGTGGATGTGCCTTTTAATGCAAAATGTTGCAATACAAAACGACGTGGAGAAAGTCGTGTTCTCCAGGGCGCtaaggggagaagggaggcagggcAGAGTTGAAAAATCTCCTCCCAGaactctgcccacccccccaaccaccttccccccaccccaccccaccccaccccacgtgCCCGGACTCACACTGAGGCAAGAAATACTTTTTGGCTCATTTGCTGGGGTGGCCCCCATACAAGGGTCAGAGCTCTGGGTCTTTGTGGTCTCTGGTCCGAAATTCATTGACGTAAGGCAGGAGAGGAGCGAACGCTTAGGGTCTTCTCTCTTTTAGCTCTGAAAGGATTTCTCAAGATCTAAAGTCCCACAGGAAACGAAGGGGCTGTGAGAATCTGGCTTCCATTGGCTCCCAATATGGGCTCGGAACCACAACTTGCCCACATCTGGAGAATGAGAAGCAGGAAATGGTGTGGGGATATAAATGTGTGGAGGTGAGAGAGATTCAAACCCCAAAGCTAGGTCCTCagacttcttcctctttctttctcatctccaGCTTATAGACAATCTGGTAGCCGTCGTCCCAGGCGTAGAGCTGGCGCTCCCGGGGGTTATAGCGGAGACTGGCGTGGGCACCGTATCGGCGGGGGAAATAAGGGAGTGCCGCCCTTTCAGGGGTCAGCGTGCCACTGGCATCAAAGGAGCACTGGATGCGGGCCCGGCTGGCAGGGCGGGTGTTATAGACAACGTATAGGGTCCCACAGATGACGAAGGCAGCCTCAGCATTCTCCCTGGGGCACGGGGTGTCCCACTGCTGCTCTGTGTCCAGTGTCTGTGGGTCCAACTTGGCCAGACACAAGTGCCTGTCATCTTCCCGAGTGGCATAGACAGCCCAGAGGCCCTCCTCGTCGGCTGCCAGGTCAATGTACGTGTCCGCTGTCAGCCCGTACGGGGGGATCAAACCCTCCGCCGGGAATACTGAACTGTCCACCACCGTTCGGTTTGCCAGATGGAATTTGATGAGCTGCAAAGTGTTCTccaactcccctccccctccaggtcCTCCGGGAGGCCTCCGGGCATAATAAAGAAAGCCACCATAGACCAGCTGCCCCGTGCCTACCCAGGGGAAGGGCACCCGGACCCGGGAAGCTTTCCGGGCGGCCATGGCAAGGGTGAAGTCCCGCAGCCTCGGGAAGACGAAGGCCGTGTCATTCTGTGTCCCATCTAACACGTAGATCCTCTCTGTTGGCCCCATTGGATCCTTGGTCCACAGACCAGCAGGGCCACCGAACCGCTTCAGGATCTTCATTGATCTCACCTGAGAGATTGTGTAGCCACAGTCTGGAAGGAGAAAAGCACAGGGCAAGGAAATACAGGCAAGAGTTAGAGGCCCATTGTAGGAACACCCCGGGGTGGGGCCATCTGGAGGACAGTGGGCATTTGCCAGTGGATGCCTCCACTCTTACGGAGGACAGGAAAAAGGGAGCCACCGAGGCCTGGGTCCCCAGAAACTCTTGCAATGGACCTGTCATTGTAGAGACTTCCCTAAAGCAGATTCCAGAAGATAGCGCCAAAGCGGACTGGGGgacaaggagagaaaaggggaagcaACAAGGAAACATACAGGTTCTGAGAGTGTTAGGGGCCTGCTTTTGGACCGCTTACCTGTCAGCATATCGTACTTCTCGTTTCTTCTGCCCTTGCCTTTGATCCCAGGGCCTCCGGTCACTTTCTCATCAACCTCCACACAGGGTAGTGCTGGGTTCTGGGTCTCCAGGTAGTCAACCTCCCGCTCTAGCCGGTCCACTCTCCCCGAGATGGTGTCAGCCTCAGTTCTGAGCGCCTCTCGCTCCTTCTCGGCCACCTCCAGCAGCGGCAGCATTTTGTTCTTGAAGTCCCTCAGCTCAGCAGCATGCCGGCTACTTTGGTCCTGGCACTGGGCCAGCCGTTCCTGCAGGGATGGAGGCCAGACGAGAGGCTGAGGGATTACAACTCCCAGGCAGGGAGAGGCCCGACCAGGGAGAGAGGAACGGGAAAAGGCACAAACTCAGCCAGGCATCAACTCCCCTGCAACCCCCACAGAAAGGAAACCAGATGTTCAGAGATGCTAAATGGGCAAAACGCCCGGCTCAGATCACCTAGGCCCCTACCCCCGCTTCGTGTCCTCCAGCCCATGTTCTCTGTGAGCAGCGCCACTGAGTCATCTGAGCCTCTGGGGCAGCCTAAGTGCGTGAGGGCGGGAAGGGGTCTCTGCTCCACTGTGCAGTTCTCCCCTCGGGAATCAACAGACTTCAACTTGGGAACACCAGAGACTTCAAACTGTTTAAAAGACAGGGAGCTGCAGATTCTCTGGGAACTTCCAACTTTCACAGAACCATCAGCTTGTCCTGAGACGCTTTCCCACAATGCTAGCTCCCATTTCCTTATATcctccacccgccccccaccccccttgtaTTCCATCTAATCCCAGGGTAAGACACAAAGGCCTATTTGCTTTGGAATTGCTCTGTGGacatggggaaggaggagggcttGCAGTTGCAAGGATATTCTTATTAAAAGGTAAGAGTTTTCTGTAGCTTCTTCCAGAGCCCCATCTTGTCATCCCCAGATCCGCAACACACGGGGTGACTCAACAGGAGATGTGGCGTCCTTCCTGCCCGGCCCAGGAGAGAAAGGAATCACTCACCTC
The sequence above is drawn from the Neofelis nebulosa isolate mNeoNeb1 chromosome 2, mNeoNeb1.pri, whole genome shotgun sequence genome and encodes:
- the OLFML3 gene encoding olfactomedin-like protein 3; its protein translation is MGPCTPLLILFLLSRLRPLQGQQHHLVEYMERRLAALEERLAQCQDQSSRHAAELRDFKNKMLPLLEVAEKEREALRTEADTISGRVDRLEREVDYLETQNPALPCVEVDEKVTGGPGIKGKGRRNEKYDMLTDCGYTISQVRSMKILKRFGGPAGLWTKDPMGPTERIYVLDGTQNDTAFVFPRLRDFTLAMAARKASRVRVPFPWVGTGQLVYGGFLYYARRPPGGPGGGGELENTLQLIKFHLANRTVVDSSVFPAEGLIPPYGLTADTYIDLAADEEGLWAVYATREDDRHLCLAKLDPQTLDTEQQWDTPCPRENAEAAFVICGTLYVVYNTRPASRARIQCSFDASGTLTPERAALPYFPRRYGAHASLRYNPRERQLYAWDDGYQIVYKLEMRKKEEEV